In one Cryptococcus deuterogattii R265 chromosome 11, complete sequence genomic region, the following are encoded:
- a CDS encoding blocked early in transport 1: MSHRTTLSQRNPQSSNVLFPPSGPSSGRVSPSSFRPGSSAGTSQFSESPYGGGMGSGYTRATHDIEGQNDERLEGLLGKVKILKDITTGIGNEVRDSNIQLGNMNDTFSSTSSFLSGTFKRMNKMAKRQGGNWCWLMMFLLFVLWIFVVLWWLRR; this comes from the exons ATGAGCCA TCGAACCACGCTATCGCAACGAAACCCACAATCATCTAATGTACTCTTCCCTCCGTCGGGACCATCGTCTGGTCGCgtatctccttcatcctttcgACCAGGTTCCTCAGCGGGCACGAGCCAATTTTCGGAATCTCCATATGGAGGTGGTATGGGGAGCGGATATACGAGAGCAACGCATGACATCGAGGGACAGAATGATGAACGATTGGAAGGATTGTTAGGCAAGGTTAAGATCTTGAAAGAC ATCACTACAGGAATAGGGAACGAAGTGAGGGATAGTAATATCCAATTAGGTAACATG AATGACACCTTTTCatctacttcttccttccttagCGGCACATTCAAGCGGATGAACAAGATGGCCAAACGGCAAGGAGGGAACTGGTGTTGGCTCATGATGTTTTTATTATTTGTCCTGTGGATCTTTGTTGTCCTTTGGTGGTTAAGGCGATGA
- a CDS encoding sorting nexin-4: MDQDGFHSITWDDAPSSNPPLPAPSPSQSPFEEGFESISPPFAQPPVSEHYEGYDNAKAGEDGEGTVTLERRERLGGQEADGSAWNGKWMDVQVRQPAKEHEGSKDMYISYAVKTETSLPTFRKPLTVVRRRFQDFVFLREHLVKNFPACVVPPIPDKHRLEYIKGDRFSPEFVERRRVDLQRFADRIARHPTLQRSQLVNDFLQSTEWATKHHHISHPPPESHTSLIDSLSDTFINAFSRVRKPDARFVEMTDELERFEEGLIGVERVIGRGKSRIDDLATDYQDMAAAYQGLGYLESGITEPLNRFAEKMLDFSTLLKHMNNTTIEPFLSSSHSLLSYSATHRNVIKLRDQKQLDFEELSAYLSAIVSERDRLAALSSGHTAAPVGLGTYLRDQVDKLRGTDDIHTRRERMRKMDGKIKELQDAVTLAHETSNAFSEEVIKEHAYFELEKKQEMKDALQAYADGQVEMLQQAMDDWDRIIPLLQRIRVDV, from the exons ATGGACCAGGACGGATTCCATTCAATCACGTGGGACGACGCACCCTCTAGTAACCCTCCTCTGCCtgccccttctccatctcaatcaCCATTTGAAGAGGGCTTCGAGTCCATCTCACCGCCCTTCGCGCAACCGCCAGTCTCAGAGCATTACGAAGGCTATGATAACGCAAAGGCtggtgaggatggggagggTACGGTGACattggagaggagggagaggctCGGAGGTCAAGAAGCCGATGGATCAGCTTGGAATGGGAAATGGATGGACGTGCAGGTCAGGCAACCCGCCAAGGAGCACGAGGGGAGCAAGGATATGTACATCTCGTACGCCGTCAAAACAGAG ACGAGCCTTCCGACATTTAGAAAACCTCTCACAGTTGTCCGAAGGCGATTTCAGGACTTCGTCTTTCTACGAGAACACCTCGTGAAAAACTTCCCAGCTTGCGTCGTACCTCCTATCCCTGATAAGCATCGCTTAG AATACATCAAGGGTGACAGGTTCTCACCCGAGTTTGTCGAACGTCGCCGAGTGGA CTTGCAACGATTCGCGGATAGGATAGCACGCCACCCCACTCTTCAACGGAGCCAACTTGTCAACGACTTCCTTCAGAGCACAGAATGGGCAA CCAAGCACCACCACATTTCCCATCCACCCCCTGAATCTCACACCTCCCTCATTGACTCATTGTCTGACACCTTTATTAATGCATTCTCCCGGGTTCGCAAGCCGGATGCGAGATTCGTGGAAATGACCGACGAGTTGGAgagatttgaagagggCCTGATTGGGGTGGAAAGGGTCATTGGGCGCGGAAAGAGTCGGATCGATG ACCTGGCGACCGATTATCAGGACATGGCAGCTGCCTATCAAGGGTTGGGATACCTCGAATCAGGTATCACCGAACCTCTCAACCGCTTTGCAGAGAAGATGCTTGACTTTTCCACTCTCCTCAAACACATG AACAACACAACCATCGAACCgttcctctcttcctcccactcTCTCCTATCCTACTCTGCCACCCATCGTAATGTCATCAAGCTCCGAGATCAAAAGCAACTCGACTTTGAAGAACTCTCTGCTTATCTCTCGGCTATCGTATCAGAACGTGACCGCCTTGCAGCCCTTTCCTCAGGTCATACTGCGGCCCCTGTAGGACTCGGAACATATCTCCGTGACCAGGTGGATAAATTGCGCGGAACAGATGACATCCATACCCGGCgggaaaggatgagaaaAATGGATGGGAAAATCAAAGAGTTGCAAGATGCTGTGACATTAGCACATGAGACGAGTAACGCGTTTTCAGAAGAGGTGATCAAGGAGCATGCGTATTTTgagttggaaaagaagcaggagatgaaggacgCGTTGCAGGCGTATGCAGACGGGCAGGTGGAGATGCTGCAGCAAGCGATGGATGACTGGGATCGC ATTattccacttcttcaacgAATACGCGTAGATGTTTGA
- a CDS encoding CORD and CS domain-containing protein, with translation MTVLKCTNQACGKEFEEDDNQDNSCAYHPGGPIFHEGLKSWSCCKETNKPVLEFDAFMALPPCTTGKHSSTLRVNPAAPQRNSQAEPSPVVTSVSKDGIETYGTAAPTAKLPAAESSKVSVSDTATAASSFSPSALTAITLSEPKMEQKEVKEEEHDDLSVPVPDGARCKRLACGATWEGEEVSRGEGEKAVCRYHPQPAIFHEGSKGYLCCKRRVLEFDEFMKIPGCKEGKHLFVGSKKDETKEEVVNCRLDHYQTPTQVIVSAFAKGADKSRSTITFTPQTLSLDLSLPSNKRVLKTVTLYGPIDPELSSYRILGTKVEITLVKPKPASWPVLELPPAGTELPPGYALTFGVSGRTGTIGGKEIVLAAEELAKRQ, from the exons ATGACAGTACTCAAGTGCACGAATCAGGCGTGTGGAAAGGAGttcgaggaggatgacaaCCAAGACAACAGCTGCGCTTATCACCCAGGAGGACCA ATCTTCCACGAGGGACTCAAGTCATGGT CGTGCTGCAAAGAAACCAACAAGCCTGTTCTCGAATTCGACGCTTTCATGGCCCTCCCACCTTGTACAACGGGCAAACACAGTTCAACTCTCCGTGTCAACCCCGCTGCACCGCAGAGGAATTCCCAGGCTGAACCATCTCCAGTAGTCACTAGCGTTTCCAAAGACGGTATTGAAACGTACGGCACTGCTGCTCCCACCGCCAAGCTTCCAGCCGCCGAATCTAGCAAAGTTTCAGTTTCAGACACTGCCACcgccgcttcttctttttctccttccgcGCTTACAGCTATTACACTTTCTGAACCCAAAATGGAGCAGAAagaagtcaaggaagaggaacacGATGATTTATCTGTTCCTGTACCTGATGGAGCGAGGTGCAAACGTCTTGCATGTGGAGCTACgtgggaaggggaagaggtCTCCaggggagagggggagaAAGCGGTTTGTAGGTACCACCCTCAGCCT GCGATATTCCACGAAGGTTCAAAAGGTTACTTGTGCTGCAAGCGACGAGTGCTTGAGTTTGATGAATTTATGAAGATCCCAGGATGTAAAGAAGGGAAACACTTGTTCGTGGGCTccaaaaaggatgaa ACTAAAGAGGAGGTGGTCAACTGTAGACTGGATCATTATCAGACACCAACACAAGTGATCGTCTCTGCATTCGCCAAAGG tGCCGATAAGTCTCGTTCCACTATCACATTCACCCCGCAGACACTCTCCCTTgacctctctctcccctcaAACAAACGGGTCCTTAAAACCGTTACTCTTTACGGGCCCATCGACCCCGAATTATCATCCTATCGTATACTCGGAACCAAAGTCGAGATCACTCTCGTCAAACCGAAACCCGCTAGCTGGCCTGTGCTCGAGTTGCCGCCTGCAGGAACCGAGTTGCCCCCCGGTTATGCGTTGACATTTGGTGTGAGTGGAAGGACCGGTACGATAGgtgggaaggagattgTCTTGGCGGCGGAGGAGCTGGCAAAGAGGCAATAA